A segment of the Solanum lycopersicum chromosome 9, SLM_r2.1 genome:
CTAATTACCTTTTAAATTTATCACGAACTCCATGAACATATCCTCTAAATTCTGAATAGTGCACTCTTCTTCCCAATCTATCTACGCTTACAAGGCAATACTTCAGTTCACCTTCGAACCCAAGCCTTTctgaaagtatttttaaaattgtgcaGTAAATAGTACACCTATATCTGAATAAATGACATTTGGACACCATGGAGTTTTACAACCCCATGAGTATATAATCTCACATAATCTTCTGCTGAATGGGTAGTGTTTACCAGTAAAAAGTGAGAGGATTTGGTCActctatcgacaatcacccaaagaGAATTATGTGGACTGGGACACCTTGGTAAAcgtgtgatgaagtccatattgatcATCTCCAACTTCCATTTTGGGAAGTTGTATATTATAATCTAAACCACTAGTCTTTTAGTTCTCAACTTTCAGTTCTTGAAAACTTTGGCACTTAATAACAAATTATGCAATGCCCTGCTTCATACCACTCCACAAAAATACTTCTCCCAATTCATGATACATTATTTTTGAACCCTGATGAATAGACTACTTATTGAAGCTTCAATGTCCTTCATTTAAGGTCAGGGTAGAGAGAGCATTTTTCACAAAGGTGAGAGCAATTGTGTTTTggatttggaatttttttttgatgaggGAATGAGTGTAAAATAACCTAAACTCAATGTAAATTAATCctctaaaatacccaaaattccCCTCACTTAGTTGGAGTTTTAAATAGAAGTCCAACTTCACTTTAAACTTGGAACCCTATCAAGTTTTCACGCCCCACTTCATGAGCCGTTATGAGATCAAGGACTTATTGTAGTGCTCGTGAACTATGAGTTAGTAGCCTCTTGAAACGACCACAATCCTAGAATCTAAGTGAAGTTCACGACCATCTCTCCTTGCCCATAATCATGCACCACGTCCCATCATTTGGCTCATGGTGCCTTGGGAAGTAGCCCCTCCAAACTTCCCTCCACTCAAACAAACTTAAGAGACTAAACACCCTCCTTCACGACCCGTGCAGTGGAACACGAGTCGTGGTACCCCTCGTGAAGGTTAAGGCAGTGTCTAAGACACTTCGAGCTCCTTTTTCCATGGCCAAGGCAACTCCACGACTAACTAGGCGGGTCTTATAATTGACCAAGGTTTTTGGTCTCACCCGTTGAGCTTGAGGCAGTAGCCTCTCTTTTGGGGAAGCCTTTTCTCTTGGCCTTGGCTTTCCCCTTAATCTAGGCACTCCTCCAATGGCCTTGACCTCTTTAATACCTAGTTAGGTCCGTGAACACATAAGCGTCATATTTTTCATGGTTAATCCCCTAAATGATTCCTTTGAACCACATAACTAGTACTAGAACCTCACTAGCTTAGTTACTAGTTCATTGGACGTCAAGGTCGGTTCTTGACGTTTAGGCATCAATACTTCCACACCAAGTTAATCCTATTCTTTTTAGCCTAGAATTATCATTGTTCAGTATGCGAGGCTCTAGTCTAGGTCATAAGATTTCTGGGGTGTTACACTAAAATGATAGGCGGCATATGGGCGCACTGCAGGGGCGTCGCCCCATCCCCTTGGGTGCCTCTGAGGCGCGCCGTGCAAGCCCCTCTGAGCGCCATGTTCGACAAATTTCTCCTCTCGTCTTGTTATCCTAAATCTCTATTACAAGATTTATTTTTGCAGGTTTTCTTTAGATTAAATTTCCCAACCTAGGTACACACTAATCAACTCATAACAATTACATTCATATtaagaaatcattaaaaccCCAATAAAACAGGATCTTGAAAGAACTTGAAGAACACTTCTCTAGAACTTAAACACTTCTACTTTTAGACTAAAATCACGTTGACAAAAATATGTTTGGCGTGTTGGTGAAAAAATCCAACACTATGGAAGCAGGAATACCTCTTAGGGATTAAAACCATGGTCAAAATCCGAAACAAAATGCAAGAATTTCGACGAACGCTTGATATTCTCCTTTTTTCACTTATTGAACACCTAATTAAAACCCTAGGCCtatattagtattatatatCTAAACCCAATCATATTAGACATTTGAAGCATTGCTTTAGAAAACATAATTTGGTacggaaaagaccaaaataccttTTTTGACTTTCGTTATCCAGACAACCACCTATGAATGAACATATCTCGTTCATACGAACTCGAAACTGGAGAAACTCAGTGgagtttgaaatatatttcctaCATAATCTTGTAGAACACCGTACTAATTTGAAATAGGATTTATGGGTGTTTGAAGTCGactcaaaactcaaatttagcttaacttgcaaaattttagctttttgctatttccaatttagtaatttttcaaGCTCAAGGTGCTACATTTAGTGACttaaaactttagaaattttTCATTCCTTTGTAAAATCTCACTCACTACGAATAATAACTCGCATCATAGTTTGAAATTTTCATGGGGTGTTACAAATccaaattttaccttttttcatGGGTTTTACGTCTTTTTCCCCCACTTATCAATAGCCCCAAAAATTCATCTTGGAAGGGGCCTCGACTTATGACTTtgatgaaaggaaaatataCATCAGAGCATTAACGGAATTGAGAATCATCGatttttcttctattgattcatcaatagttttatttatgtttaggaGATTTTTGTATGCAACCactcaaaaataacttaattacgCTCCATAGGTATAATTTGCTGATTATGATCATAGCTACATGTCATAGGAAGTAGAGTGGCGATTGATATTGAGAGAGGGATCTGacaggcgagcgagagagggtaGAGAGTGGGAGAATGGTAATTATATCTGTAAATCAAttgaataattgtatatatgtaactggtatacatatgtatttgtaaatATGGCTAGGAAGATtgagaaattaaagagaaaGGCAATTGAGATTGGAAGAGGCAGGAGAGAAACAACCAAGGTTGAgaaagggaggagagaggcaagtcGGACAGGgctataatttgtataattggCATTTTATTGGTTTAATTCAAGGGTAAGTTGTATATTTTACTTATGTTTGTATAGTTGAATAATATAAGGTCTCAATGAGCATGCTCAAAATAACGAATTGATgcaaacataaacatatgaaatttaaacagttatacaaattatattatacaaattaaattatataaatgaaattaacataaaaaacaaCATGTTTATATACACTTTAAATTTAAAGTATACACAAAAAGATAGAATGTAAATGGTGATAAAACTGAAAAAACTAAAGGATTGTCATATGCAAACATAAGCCTgtgtatacaaatacaaatcaaatGAATAATTGTTAGTTGCTAATTATACAAATgtgaataattataaaaactcaaaatcatCCCACATAATTAATGGTTAATGTTAATTGCGAGATGTTAATTATAGCAAACAATAGCTATGattactaattaaatagtataaatttgttTCATCATATAATTTTCTCTATGATTATCAACATCAATTTGATTGCTATTATGAACATGAGTTGCCTAAATTTTACTTTCTAAGATTTATATCCCATTTAATatgtgaaaatttattttttatatgcttGTGATCAATGTCACTAGTCTACGAACTGATGATAGTTtagtaacccaaccaagggttaGGGTCGTGTCTTAAATGAGTGGTAGTGAAAGTAGTAGCTCCTTAGAATTCTTTCCTAAACAGTTGGAgtttaagaaatttttgaatattaaaacaTAACATTAATTTATGACACCAAagtgtaaaatatatatataaaaaaggggCTTTGTCAGAAGTAGTAGAATAgcgaattttttttgaaaaaacaagtATGGGAGAGAGTTCGTTTGTTGTGATAGGTATATATGAAGATACAAGTGGTGGGCACATGGTTTCGGTAGCTAATTTCAGAAGACAGTGGTGACTAGGCTAAGCCTTAAGTAAAAGCATATTCCCTCTCGGGCAACTTACCCCatatcaaatgggttcctctaAGACACCTACTCATATAAACTATCCAGCCTATGCCTTATCCATCCTGAACATTCAAAGGGAGTGCTCGGATATGGGACTAGGGCTCACCCTCTCGGATTGAACCTCATGTCGACCCATTCCTTAGGAAATCAGTTTGGTAGTCTTAGTTTCATATCCCCCTCCTCCAGCAAGTCAAAAAAATGGGTAgttttgtatttgcaactaaAAACCCATTAGATCAAACCACAACTACTAGGTGAAATCACTATTAAAAATGTGAACTAAGCTACAAGCAAGCTATACCCAACAAATTAATCAACCCATAATTCCTAAATCACAACCCAAGATTATGGcttttagccacacatcaagtaataatcaaatatacttaaaatgataaataaatcaaGTGGGTATAAGAGATTAAACCTTAATAGCAGCAAAGAAAGGTAAATGGATAATACCCACTTCCAAAATTGAAAGAAGAACTTCTTTCTTCAAGCTTCTACAAATCACGCTCAAAACTTAAGAGAAAAACATAAGAACAAAGTTTCTAAACTAAAATATCAAGTGTAGAATGTTtcacttcttatttttttgtatctaATTAATATAAGAGTTCTATATAGAATTCACAATTGTGCTGGAGAATCTTTTTAGCATATTAAGTCGTGATTCAACAAGTGATTAAACACTAGCCCTTCATTCGGTCCATTGCCTCTTACACGATGCTTTccttgtttattttttcttgattcttgGACGGTAATATTCCGCTTCATTCAAGTGATCGGTGATGTGCCGACTGCTCTTTTTCGTCATCTTTTCATCTACATTAGTCAGGGATCACGTGTTGTAATAGAAGGTGTAATGTTTCTATACAGTGGATTGCGAAGTGTGCTTGGTGATGTGCACCTTTGCATCTTCAACTCTTTTACTCCATTTTGCACCTTtgatattagaagtttcttaggtctagcaggttattacagaaggtttgtGGATGGATTTTAATCTATAGCCTCACCATtaactaggttgactcagaagatggtcaagtttcaatggtcagatgattgtgagaaaaacattgcagaattgaaaactagatagACTACAACTTCTATCTTTACTCTactagagggttcagatggttatgtgatttATTGCGATGCATCCTTTGTTTTCCTtagttgtgtgttgatgcagcaagttaaggtgatagcttatgcttctggAGAACtgaaggtgcatgagaagaactatccaactcatgatcttgagctTGCAACAGGGGTGTTTGCACttaagatatggagacactacttgtatgttgtccatgtagatgtgttcaccgattATAAGAGTCTTAAGTATATATTcacccaaaaagagttgaatcttcgctagaggagatggcttgagctCCTTATGGAATATGATATGAATGTGAATTATCATCTTGTTAAGGAGAATATAGTAGTCGATGCTTTTTGGATATtctctatgggtagtgtagcccatgttgaagaagaaaggaaAGAGCTAAGAAAGGATGTgcacaggcttgctcgcttgggagttcgccttataAGCATATCAGACAATGGTGTAATAGTTCAGAATGTGGCAGAATCGTCTTtagtagtggaggttaaggaaaaacaAGATAGTGATCcaatttttcttgaacttaagggtgcaatCCATAATAAGAGAGTGGAGGTCCTCTCCCAAGGGGGAAATGGTCTACTTCGCTACATGGGTAGATTGTGTATTGCTGACGTGGGCGAGCTGAGACatcatattcttgcagaagcccataactctaggCATTATATTTTTCAAGGTTCCACTAAGATATACCGGGATTTGCGAGAAgtttattggtggaatggcatgaagaggtaTATAgtagactttgtgagtaagtgcacCAATTTCAAGCAAGTCGAGGTAGAATAGAAACCAGGGGGTATGCCTCAAGAGATCAATATACCTACTttgaagtgggatgtgatcaatatggacttcatcacaagATTACCACGTACTCGCATGAATCATGACTCcgtttgggtgatagttgataggattaCTAATTCTTCTCGATTCTTGGAAGTCAAGATGACATATTCAGCATAAGACTATGAAAGGatttaaattaatgagattgtgaggttgcatggggttcctttgtctatcctctcagatagaggtcctcttagtttacctctcatttctggaattTATTTAAGAAAGGTCTTGgaactcaagttaaccttagtacatc
Coding sequences within it:
- the LOC138338583 gene encoding uncharacterized protein, translated to MARKIEKLKRKAIEIGRGRRETTKVEKGRREQVKVIAYASGELKVHEKNYPTHDLELATGVFALKIWRHYFVAHVEEERKELRKDVHRLARLGVRLISISDNGVIVQNVAESSLVVEVKEKQDSDPIFLELKGAIHNKRVEVLSQGGNGLLRYMGRLCIADVGELRHHILAEAHNSRHYIFQGSTKIYRDLREVYWWNGMKRSPVGWFELGEAVLIGTNSVSYVMEKVELVRDRLKTSQGRQKSYTDLRRRELEFQVNGWVFLKFSPMKGVRRFGNKGKLSPRYKCLVDPASIGPLESVAVKDSLSYEGLPVVGHS